In the Palaeococcus pacificus DY20341 genome, one interval contains:
- a CDS encoding signal peptidase I, whose protein sequence is MKRLIEYGVLSVVFMLIMGSIVGVLLDRPIFMSYAYSDSMTPTISKGDLFFINPFSRNADVKDIIVFNMYGAWTVHRVVAIVDDGYITKGDNNVATDQQDGKVPPISKEQIAGKVVILGETPLKLPNLGSYLQGRISNNNKMFLAFFLVLLGAVVFSTEKKTSKRKGRKKFIKVKFKTLYILASALLLVMIATSMFVSWQVFSIEYVVTSAGGLREGWYLPGSTFERELTIKNGNFYPMIYHITVETPFISDISDTRFDLGANEEKTIKVIVNTPEETSLYADKVKVNAYMPVLPESIITRLYSISPILPIFAILLETSVFLGLVYIVSGIGEGDILKIRIKRSALWRQVKAEVLGR, encoded by the coding sequence ATGAAGCGGCTCATTGAATACGGTGTTTTGTCCGTGGTGTTCATGCTTATTATGGGTTCAATTGTGGGTGTTCTCTTAGATAGACCTATTTTCATGTCTTATGCTTATTCCGACAGTATGACCCCAACTATAAGCAAGGGAGACCTTTTCTTCATAAATCCTTTCTCAAGGAATGCTGATGTTAAGGATATAATCGTCTTTAACATGTATGGTGCTTGGACTGTCCACAGGGTAGTTGCTATTGTAGATGATGGCTACATAACGAAGGGAGACAACAACGTTGCTACGGATCAGCAAGATGGAAAAGTACCGCCTATTTCAAAAGAACAGATAGCAGGAAAAGTGGTTATACTTGGTGAGACCCCCCTTAAGCTACCCAACTTAGGGAGCTATCTCCAGGGAAGAATATCAAACAACAATAAAATGTTTTTGGCATTTTTCCTTGTGCTTTTAGGGGCTGTTGTCTTCAGCACTGAAAAGAAAACAAGTAAGCGAAAAGGGAGGAAAAAATTCATTAAAGTAAAATTCAAAACACTCTATATATTAGCCTCCGCGTTATTGCTTGTGATGATAGCCACATCAATGTTCGTATCTTGGCAGGTTTTTTCAATTGAATATGTTGTAACTTCGGCAGGAGGACTAAGAGAAGGATGGTACTTACCGGGTTCGACTTTTGAGAGGGAGCTAACGATTAAAAATGGGAACTTTTATCCAATGATTTATCACATAACGGTCGAAACGCCTTTTATATCGGATATATCTGATACGCGTTTTGATTTGGGGGCCAACGAGGAGAAAACTATCAAAGTCATTGTAAACACTCCAGAAGAAACCTCGCTATATGCGGACAAAGTTAAAGTCAATGCATATATGCCTGTACTACCCGAATCAATTATAACCAGGCTTTATTCAATAAGCCCAATTCTCCCAATATTTGCTATCCTTCTGGAGACTTCGGTTTTCTTGGGGTTAGTTTACATTGTATCTGGAATTGGGGAGGGGGATATTCTCAAAATAAGAATTAAACGATCGGCGTTATGGAGGCAGGTCAAAGCGGAGGTGTTAGGAAGATGA
- a CDS encoding DUF1102 domain-containing protein — protein MRKIIKISYIVIVLVVLFFSSLGWYVERPIPVVYAVPDNASNFSIENPLPPYSYLSNGVLKVEISNESPFYPGFGEGLSSNSTYVFEEVFEIKNNESETGFSEICVRVNSTSSNIAFFKGDYAGFWAQSIEFTVLADESVKVGIRFDTHGLPLGDYNQVITIEAFGGSCE, from the coding sequence GTGAGAAAAATAATAAAAATATCTTATATAGTTATTGTGTTAGTTGTGCTATTCTTTAGCAGTTTGGGATGGTACGTGGAAAGACCAATTCCTGTTGTTTATGCTGTTCCTGATAATGCTTCTAATTTTTCTATTGAAAACCCCCTTCCTCCCTATTCTTATCTCAGCAACGGAGTTTTAAAAGTTGAAATCAGCAACGAGAGCCCATTTTATCCGGGGTTTGGTGAAGGCCTATCCTCAAACAGTACTTACGTTTTTGAAGAGGTTTTTGAGATTAAGAACAATGAGAGCGAGACTGGTTTTAGTGAAATTTGTGTTAGGGTTAATTCTACTTCTTCAAACATTGCATTTTTTAAAGGTGATTACGCCGGCTTTTGGGCCCAAAGTATAGAGTTTACTGTTTTAGCAGACGAATCAGTCAAAGTTGGAATACGCTTTGACACACATGGCTTGCCTCTAGGTGATTACAATCAGGTGATAACTATAGAAGCCTTCGGAGGTAGCTGTGAATGA
- a CDS encoding DUF1102 domain-containing protein, with protein sequence MKKILGIFMLIAGIVIAVTASSASFAYFEADREVHIAIVPDDNELIDLRPLQPYAYINYNGMLVIDLSTNNGNWQKGFGEGVSPDSLYIFEHIFGVSNDLWENVTICMNIEYSGSGAVSFFEGDYVGQPGTDELHVTILPGEVVEIGMIIDSDGLDDGDSVDGTLNLDATLGPCED encoded by the coding sequence ATGAAAAAGATACTAGGAATCTTCATGCTAATAGCAGGGATCGTGATCGCTGTTACAGCCAGCAGTGCAAGCTTTGCATACTTCGAGGCTGATAGAGAGGTTCATATAGCTATTGTCCCAGACGACAATGAACTTATTGACCTTAGACCACTGCAACCTTATGCATACATAAACTACAATGGTATGCTCGTAATTGATTTGAGCACAAACAATGGAAACTGGCAAAAGGGCTTTGGAGAAGGAGTTAGTCCAGACTCACTCTATATCTTTGAGCACATTTTCGGAGTAAGCAATGATCTCTGGGAAAACGTAACCATTTGTATGAACATTGAGTACAGTGGAAGCGGCGCTGTTAGCTTCTTTGAGGGAGACTACGTGGGTCAACCAGGAACGGATGAGCTCCATGTTACTATTCTTCCAGGAGAAGTAGTCGAAATTGGAATGATAATTGACAGCGACGGATTAGACGATGGAGACTCAGTGGACGGAACCTTGAACCTTGATGCAACACTTGGGCCATGTGAAGACTAG
- a CDS encoding DUF1102 domain-containing protein has product MKKVLALGILGILVAFAFALGTSATFRDYRAQRSSHIAVVADDVELIDLHPGQPYAYINYRGKLVIDFSMNNPNWPGWEDPDWWDNETPIRGLGLSPQSRYNFDHVFYVSNDLWENVTIVVEVISSDPGTFSFYDPTKNMYVTGTNTKPYNSDTAAGDVCFVLAPGEELGVGMELATGGFGLGDFYGNVTIKAWPLGDQPFVCGGVK; this is encoded by the coding sequence ATGAAAAAAGTTTTAGCGCTTGGCATTTTAGGGATTCTAGTAGCCTTCGCTTTTGCGTTAGGCACCAGTGCTACTTTTAGGGACTACAGAGCCCAAAGAAGCAGTCACATTGCAGTAGTGGCTGACGATGTGGAACTCATTGATCTGCACCCAGGACAGCCATATGCATACATAAACTACAGAGGAAAGCTAGTTATAGACTTCTCAATGAACAACCCCAACTGGCCAGGATGGGAAGACCCTGATTGGTGGGACAACGAGACGCCAATTAGAGGCTTAGGATTAAGCCCGCAGTCAAGATATAACTTTGACCACGTCTTCTATGTAAGTAATGACCTGTGGGAGAATGTGACTATAGTTGTGGAGGTAATCTCCTCAGATCCAGGAACCTTCTCCTTCTATGACCCGACCAAAAATATGTACGTAACGGGTACCAACACTAAGCCGTACAACTCAGATACTGCAGCTGGAGATGTCTGTTTCGTTCTAGCTCCTGGTGAGGAACTTGGAGTTGGTATGGAGCTAGCAACAGGTGGTTTTGGACTTGGCGACTTCTATGGCAATGTAACTATTAAAGCATGGCCGCTAGGAGATCAACCCTTTGTATGTGGGGGGGTGAAGTGA
- a CDS encoding DUF7344 domain-containing protein, which translates to MTTTSMILGNERRMLLIEYLQKSNGKAELRDIVEFIAEEEGQTDRRHRKSVYVSLVQTHIPKMERAGIISFERGIVELIAVPEDVDIYMEVVEKHDISWSTFYAGVSLIFALTGLWLSNIPLTIAAGIYLLLSMIHRMKVYRVIRSI; encoded by the coding sequence ATGACTACCACTTCTATGATACTTGGGAATGAAAGAAGGATGCTTTTGATAGAGTATCTCCAGAAGTCAAACGGCAAAGCAGAACTTAGGGATATAGTGGAGTTTATAGCCGAGGAAGAAGGGCAGACTGACAGAAGGCATAGGAAAAGCGTATATGTAAGTCTTGTGCAGACACACATTCCCAAGATGGAGAGAGCAGGAATAATAAGCTTTGAAAGGGGAATTGTAGAGCTTATCGCTGTCCCTGAGGACGTTGATATTTACATGGAAGTTGTAGAAAAACATGACATAAGTTGGAGCACTTTTTATGCAGGGGTTTCATTGATTTTTGCACTCACGGGATTGTGGCTTAGCAACATTCCATTAACAATAGCTGCTGGCATATACCTTCTTTTATCCATGATCCATCGTATGAAGGTCTATAGAGTTATACGGAGCATATAA
- a CDS encoding BlaI/MecI/CopY family transcriptional regulator, translating to MLEKTKRSIETEILRLLEKQGELTVAFLTRFLNEMGIECTRQKVEKVLRKLVEKGLVEVFYTNGNRRRHYRLVV from the coding sequence ATGTTGGAAAAGACTAAAAGATCTATAGAAACTGAGATTTTAAGACTCCTTGAAAAGCAAGGTGAGCTTACTGTAGCATTTTTAACTCGGTTTTTAAATGAAATGGGTATAGAATGCACCCGACAGAAAGTAGAGAAAGTGCTGAGAAAGCTTGTGGAAAAAGGCCTTGTTGAGGTATTTTATACAAACGGAAATCGTAGAAGGCATTATAGGTTGGTGGTGTGA
- the speD gene encoding adenosylmethionine decarboxylase: protein MSDTIGYHYVVEAAGCDAEILSDANKIREIFLKAAQVSNMEVKSSYFFKFSPTGVSGVVIVAESHISIHTWPEERYAALDVYTCGDKADPEKAVDYILEQFKAEYAHVSEIKRGIKEEEGTFTHMILTWEESLDRKNAK, encoded by the coding sequence GTGAGTGATACAATTGGATATCACTACGTTGTTGAGGCTGCTGGGTGCGATGCAGAGATTTTGAGTGATGCAAACAAGATCAGAGAGATATTCCTAAAAGCTGCACAAGTAAGCAATATGGAGGTCAAATCGAGCTACTTCTTTAAGTTCTCCCCAACAGGAGTCAGCGGAGTGGTTATAGTTGCAGAATCCCACATCTCCATACACACATGGCCGGAGGAGAGATATGCTGCTTTGGATGTTTACACATGTGGTGACAAGGCTGACCCGGAAAAGGCTGTAGATTACATTTTGGAACAGTTCAAAGCCGAATATGCTCACGTCTCTGAAATTAAGAGGGGCATAAAGGAAGAAGAAGGGACTTTTACTCACATGATACTCACCTGGGAGGAATCTTTAGATAGAAAAAACGCTAAATAA
- a CDS encoding NAD(P)-dependent malic enzyme, with translation MKISKEQRKNLKKDALEYHRNNFPGNGKIEVIPKVKLEDFYDLTLAYTPGVAEPCKAIHEGESYEDYTIIPNTVAVATDGSAILGLGDIGVLAGMPVMEGKCVLFKALAGIDAFPILIDSRDVDEIVDTLKLISKGFGGINLEDISAPRCFEIEERLKMELDIPVFHDDQHGTAVVTIAGLINALKLVGKKFGEIKVAMSGAGAAGIAIARLLHYMGVRDILMVDRHGIIYEGRENLNPYKEEVAKFNRENLSGSLANAMEGADVFIGVSVGGLVSGDMVAKMADDAIVFAMANPIPEIMPEEAKKAGARIVATGRSDYPNQINNVLGFPGIFRGALDVKARDITLQMNIAAAKAIASVVSDEELSEDYIIPSPLHPDVYPKEARAVAEQALKDGVARRKVSGEWIEIHTRRLREFYKTYIAPINFERRKWDG, from the coding sequence ATGAAAATTAGCAAAGAGCAGAGGAAGAACCTTAAGAAAGATGCATTAGAGTATCACAGGAACAATTTTCCTGGTAATGGCAAAATAGAGGTTATTCCAAAGGTTAAGCTTGAGGACTTCTACGACTTAACCCTCGCTTACACCCCTGGAGTTGCTGAGCCGTGCAAAGCCATTCATGAGGGGGAAAGCTATGAGGACTATACGATAATCCCAAACACTGTGGCAGTTGCAACAGACGGGAGCGCTATTCTAGGTCTTGGTGACATTGGTGTTTTAGCGGGAATGCCTGTTATGGAAGGAAAATGTGTTCTTTTTAAGGCACTTGCGGGAATTGACGCTTTTCCGATCCTAATTGATAGCAGAGATGTCGATGAAATTGTTGATACACTAAAACTCATCTCAAAAGGATTCGGAGGCATTAATCTGGAAGACATAAGTGCTCCTCGCTGCTTTGAGATTGAAGAGAGATTAAAGATGGAATTGGACATTCCAGTTTTTCATGATGACCAGCATGGAACTGCTGTTGTTACCATTGCAGGCCTTATTAATGCCCTAAAACTTGTGGGAAAGAAATTTGGTGAGATTAAAGTCGCTATGAGCGGCGCGGGCGCTGCAGGCATTGCTATTGCCAGGCTTTTGCATTATATGGGTGTTAGGGACATTCTAATGGTAGATAGACATGGTATAATTTATGAGGGGAGAGAAAACTTAAATCCCTACAAGGAAGAGGTAGCTAAGTTCAATCGTGAGAACTTGAGCGGGAGCTTGGCAAATGCCATGGAAGGTGCGGATGTTTTCATTGGTGTGAGCGTTGGGGGATTGGTTAGTGGGGACATGGTCGCTAAAATGGCCGATGATGCAATAGTTTTTGCCATGGCAAATCCAATTCCCGAAATAATGCCGGAAGAGGCCAAAAAGGCCGGCGCTAGGATTGTGGCCACAGGTAGGAGTGACTATCCAAATCAAATTAACAATGTTCTTGGTTTTCCTGGAATTTTTAGAGGTGCTCTGGACGTTAAAGCGAGAGATATAACGCTTCAAATGAATATTGCGGCAGCTAAGGCTATAGCGAGCGTTGTGAGCGATGAAGAGCTTAGTGAAGATTACATTATACCCTCTCCTCTACATCCGGATGTGTATCCTAAGGAAGCTCGTGCCGTCGCAGAGCAGGCACTTAAGGATGGTGTTGCTAGGAGAAAGGTTAGCGGCGAATGGATTGAGATTCATACGAGGAGGCTTAGAGAGTTCTATAAAACCTACATCGCTCCGATAAACTTTGAGAGAAGGAAGTGGGATGGTTAA
- a CDS encoding protein translocase subunit SecF: MRPKFLKKLAEMEHKKMIMYPLIVFVVALLILAVKPPTLGIDLAGGVVVTAQGVSTNPDEVAKYVSDKLGIEVRVESFTSLAGGGINVYAPAGSSPEDIISVLKEKFPDAKYAQSEVQPTFGEMAQKQGIKAISYAFLGMAIVVFLFFRVLVPSFTVIFSAISDMIIAVALMSLVGIELSQATIAALLMLIGYSVDSNILLTTKLLKKKEDTIKEAYFSAVSTGFTMSTTTLGALASLWLISTAPVIDQIAVVLVFGLLADFMNTWVLNAGVLKWYLSRGEKQ; encoded by the coding sequence ATGAGACCCAAATTCCTAAAGAAACTTGCTGAAATGGAGCATAAAAAGATGATTATGTATCCCTTAATTGTTTTTGTTGTAGCTCTACTCATTTTGGCGGTTAAACCCCCCACACTAGGAATTGACCTAGCTGGTGGTGTTGTTGTAACTGCCCAAGGGGTAAGCACAAATCCAGATGAAGTTGCAAAATACGTTAGCGATAAGTTAGGAATAGAAGTTAGGGTGGAGAGCTTTACTAGCTTAGCCGGAGGAGGTATAAACGTTTATGCGCCTGCGGGGTCTTCTCCTGAGGACATAATAAGCGTTCTAAAGGAAAAGTTCCCAGACGCAAAATACGCACAAAGTGAAGTACAACCGACGTTTGGAGAAATGGCACAAAAGCAGGGAATTAAAGCTATAAGCTATGCGTTTCTAGGAATGGCTATAGTGGTATTCCTCTTCTTCAGGGTTTTGGTACCTTCATTCACGGTCATATTCTCCGCAATATCAGACATGATAATAGCGGTAGCTTTAATGAGTCTAGTAGGAATAGAGCTGAGCCAAGCCACAATAGCGGCTCTGCTGATGTTGATAGGTTATTCAGTTGACAGCAACATCCTCTTGACAACAAAGCTCCTCAAGAAGAAAGAAGACACGATAAAGGAAGCCTACTTTTCCGCTGTGTCTACAGGTTTCACCATGAGTACTACAACTCTAGGCGCTTTAGCATCACTTTGGCTCATCTCAACAGCCCCAGTAATCGACCAAATTGCCGTAGTTTTGGTATTCGGTCTCCTAGCGGATTTCATGAACACTTGGGTTCTCAACGCTGGAGTTTTAAAGTGGTATCTCTCAAGGGGTGAAAAGCAATGA
- a CDS encoding preprotein translocase subunit SecD, with translation MKWKNLLLNWRVLLLLIFVIGSFASIIAYGLTFGLDISGGTAITVRLEKPVDQNTMDKVVTSLTNRINRLGIADVKVEPWGDQYIIVKVANVSEDTVRGIKETIEKQGVFYAEFEGEIFATGEDIVQVFEYRIEPSTYRWHVPFQISQKAAERFAQLALNKPGYPVDMFLDPPVNSLLLVSQETYNVMKDEFNAQAPQAMSLPERIKKAFNIDTVVYANQSIDEIVDLAKDKDLVVLIGVNGNLKDELESRGVRVRVIERGKDETTYDLITKALGLYGPYSVGEGLTHGQAATNVEITGSSSNPYLAQQEASIISVVLASGSLPIKVYVEGTQYISAELGRDFKNQVLIAGIAALLVVGAVVYAHYRKLRIAIPVVSTSLSEVIIILGVAALIKWNLDLPSIAGIIAAIGTGVDQQIVITDELLGSQRKERITKRSGVLKRMGRAFFVILASATTTVVAMSFLFKFFVGGLRGFAFTTILGVLIGISITRPAYAEIAKMLLSEKKR, from the coding sequence ATGAAGTGGAAAAATCTCCTGCTAAATTGGCGCGTTTTATTGTTGCTCATCTTTGTAATAGGCTCATTTGCTTCTATAATTGCGTATGGACTAACATTTGGTCTCGACATAAGCGGGGGTACTGCAATAACAGTTAGACTTGAAAAGCCAGTCGACCAGAACACTATGGATAAAGTTGTTACTTCACTTACTAACAGAATTAACCGTTTAGGTATAGCAGATGTCAAAGTGGAGCCTTGGGGAGACCAGTACATAATTGTAAAAGTAGCAAACGTTAGTGAAGATACTGTGAGGGGAATTAAAGAGACTATTGAAAAGCAAGGTGTCTTCTACGCTGAATTTGAGGGAGAGATCTTTGCTACTGGAGAGGATATAGTCCAAGTGTTTGAGTATAGAATTGAACCAAGCACTTATAGATGGCACGTTCCATTCCAAATCTCCCAAAAAGCAGCCGAGAGATTTGCTCAACTAGCTTTAAACAAGCCGGGGTATCCTGTTGATATGTTTTTAGACCCACCCGTTAACTCCCTCCTTTTAGTGTCCCAAGAAACTTACAATGTAATGAAGGATGAGTTCAATGCCCAAGCTCCCCAAGCTATGTCACTTCCTGAGCGCATTAAGAAGGCATTCAACATAGATACTGTGGTATACGCTAACCAAAGCATTGATGAAATAGTTGATTTAGCTAAAGATAAAGACTTGGTGGTGCTGATCGGGGTCAACGGGAACCTAAAGGATGAACTTGAGAGCAGAGGGGTTAGAGTTAGGGTTATAGAGAGAGGAAAGGACGAGACAACATACGATTTGATAACAAAAGCCCTAGGTCTATACGGTCCATACAGCGTTGGTGAAGGATTAACTCACGGCCAAGCTGCGACAAACGTAGAGATTACAGGCTCTTCTTCAAATCCATACCTAGCTCAACAGGAGGCAAGCATAATCTCCGTCGTCCTTGCAAGTGGTTCACTACCCATTAAAGTTTATGTAGAGGGAACACAATACATCTCCGCCGAGCTTGGAAGAGACTTCAAGAACCAAGTGCTCATAGCAGGTATAGCTGCTCTATTGGTAGTTGGTGCAGTGGTTTACGCTCACTATAGGAAGCTTAGGATAGCAATACCAGTCGTAAGCACAAGCTTGAGCGAAGTAATTATAATCCTAGGCGTTGCGGCACTGATTAAGTGGAACTTGGACTTACCAAGTATAGCTGGTATTATTGCGGCAATTGGAACAGGTGTAGACCAGCAAATAGTCATCACGGACGAGTTGTTAGGCTCTCAAAGGAAGGAGAGAATAACTAAGAGAAGCGGCGTCCTAAAGAGAATGGGAAGGGCTTTCTTCGTTATCTTAGCGTCGGCAACAACAACCGTTGTGGCAATGAGCTTCCTATTCAAGTTCTTCGTAGGAGGTCTTAGAGGATTTGCATTCACAACAATATTGGGCGTGCTGATAGGTATAAGCATAACGAGACCAGCATATGCAGAGATAGCGAAGATGCTTTTGAGCGAGAAGAAGAGGTGA
- a CDS encoding potassium channel family protein: MFVVVMGAGRVGFLVSKMLESEGHDVTIIESNKEKAKELANLINGLVINGDATNQSVLEEANIKQADAFAALTGQDDANLLACILAKHLNPNITTILRVSNIKNKQVFEQVEDLKKYFDYVVSPEEMAANYIFRTIVTPGFDRVMLPKEGAEIVQFSINSENDISEKLVKELGLPRDSLIVAVYDEKGNLIIPSGETKLPKKGQVIIFARDKALEEIKKIFEKKRE, encoded by the coding sequence ATGTTTGTTGTAGTAATGGGTGCGGGCAGAGTTGGATTTTTAGTCTCGAAGATGCTCGAAAGTGAGGGACATGATGTAACCATAATAGAAAGCAATAAAGAGAAGGCAAAGGAGCTTGCCAACTTGATAAACGGTTTAGTGATAAACGGAGATGCAACAAACCAAAGCGTGCTCGAGGAGGCAAATATAAAGCAGGCAGATGCATTTGCTGCTCTGACAGGACAGGACGATGCTAACTTATTGGCATGCATACTTGCAAAGCACCTAAACCCAAACATAACCACCATCCTAAGGGTCAGCAACATTAAGAACAAGCAAGTCTTTGAGCAAGTTGAGGACTTAAAGAAGTACTTTGACTACGTCGTAAGTCCAGAAGAAATGGCAGCTAACTACATATTTAGAACTATCGTAACTCCCGGCTTTGATAGAGTCATGCTGCCAAAGGAAGGCGCGGAGATAGTTCAGTTCAGCATAAACAGCGAAAACGATATTTCGGAAAAGCTCGTAAAAGAACTTGGATTGCCAAGAGATTCCTTAATAGTGGCAGTTTATGACGAAAAAGGAAATCTAATAATACCCTCTGGAGAGACAAAACTCCCAAAGAAGGGCCAAGTCATAATATTCGCAAGGGACAAAGCTCTCGAAGAGATAAAAAAGATATTCGAGAAAAAGAGAGAGTAG
- a CDS encoding pyridoxal-phosphate dependent enzyme encodes MLKCQICKATYPDVFRLKCDCGGLLDVVNEFEKPLEDLLNSDYLDIRRYLNLLPVNQKTLPSLTPPITPVIERKIEGMKVLFKLEYLMPSGSFKDRGTYVTVAKLKEEGIKEISLDSSGNAAISFALFGKAENIRVHVFIPKHTSEGKKKLLRLLKAEIHEIDGSRMEVHEKAQEFKGATYVSHWYNPYFLEGTKLTAYEAFEQIGEVEYVIIPTGSGSLFLGLYKGFKELERFGKIKKIPKLIAVQAKGFESLGKRSKEKNMLGEGIAIPEPPRKEQIKSALKESKGVHISVSEEETKKALEELRSMGFIVEATSAVGYAGFKLLLKKELLKENSKTLMPLTGSGFKSLTL; translated from the coding sequence ATGTTGAAGTGCCAAATTTGTAAGGCCACATATCCAGATGTTTTTCGCTTAAAGTGTGACTGTGGTGGCCTCTTAGACGTTGTGAATGAGTTTGAAAAACCCCTCGAGGACCTCTTAAACAGTGATTATTTAGACATTAGAAGATATCTAAACCTTTTACCTGTGAACCAAAAAACTCTCCCCTCACTAACTCCCCCAATAACCCCAGTTATCGAGAGAAAAATCGAAGGGATGAAAGTTTTATTCAAGCTCGAATACTTAATGCCGAGCGGTTCCTTTAAAGATAGAGGAACCTACGTCACCGTTGCAAAGCTTAAAGAGGAGGGTATAAAAGAGATAAGCCTCGATTCTTCGGGAAACGCTGCAATAAGCTTTGCTCTCTTTGGAAAGGCTGAAAACATTAGAGTTCACGTCTTTATTCCAAAACATACAAGTGAAGGCAAAAAGAAGCTCTTAAGGCTTTTAAAGGCAGAGATTCATGAGATAGACGGCTCAAGAATGGAAGTTCATGAGAAGGCCCAAGAGTTTAAAGGAGCCACATACGTTTCCCACTGGTATAACCCCTATTTTTTGGAAGGGACTAAATTAACAGCTTATGAAGCTTTTGAACAGATTGGAGAAGTTGAATATGTAATAATACCCACAGGCAGCGGTAGTTTATTTTTAGGCCTATACAAGGGGTTCAAGGAGCTCGAAAGATTTGGAAAAATAAAGAAGATCCCCAAACTAATCGCAGTCCAAGCAAAGGGATTTGAAAGCTTGGGAAAGAGGAGCAAAGAAAAAAACATGCTCGGAGAGGGAATAGCAATTCCAGAGCCGCCAAGAAAGGAGCAGATAAAAAGTGCTCTCAAAGAATCTAAAGGAGTGCACATTTCCGTAAGTGAAGAAGAGACAAAGAAAGCTCTGGAAGAACTCAGATCAATGGGCTTTATTGTAGAAGCAACGTCTGCAGTGGGCTACGCAGGATTTAAACTACTCCTAAAGAAAGAATTATTAAAAGAAAACTCCAAAACACTAATGCCCTTAACTGGTTCAGGGTTCAAATCATTGACATTATGA
- a CDS encoding V-type ATP synthase subunit H codes for MEDVIKQIVEAEKEAEERIEKAKQDAKLIIQKAREDAKNIENSIIQKAQEESKKIVEAKKKEGEQEAEKILEENEKELEELKARAIENFEKAVDEALKLVRGI; via the coding sequence ATGGAGGACGTTATTAAGCAAATCGTTGAGGCCGAAAAGGAAGCAGAGGAGAGGATTGAAAAAGCCAAGCAAGATGCAAAGCTTATTATTCAAAAAGCAAGAGAAGATGCAAAAAACATTGAGAATTCCATAATACAAAAGGCTCAGGAAGAGTCCAAAAAGATTGTTGAGGCAAAAAAGAAGGAAGGCGAGCAAGAAGCTGAAAAGATTTTAGAAGAGAATGAAAAAGAACTTGAGGAGCTTAAGGCAAGAGCGATAGAGAATTTTGAGAAGGCCGTTGATGAAGCGTTAAAGCTCGTCAGAGGGATTTGA